One genomic region from Oncorhynchus clarkii lewisi isolate Uvic-CL-2024 chromosome 21, UVic_Ocla_1.0, whole genome shotgun sequence encodes:
- the LOC139378710 gene encoding troponin T, cardiac muscle-like isoform X2 → MPNVAPPKLPEGDGKVDFDDLHRKRQEKDMAELTSLIESHFVQRKKDEDELISLVNRIEKRRTERAEQQRIRAEQEKERQARLAEEKERREQDEQRRKHDDDAKKKKALTTMTHTYGGIQQKQEGKKGAKKQTEREKKKKILADRRKALIIDHLNEDKLKEKANELWQWMMELEAEKFDLSERLKKQKYDINQLLARVQDHQSAKGRGKAKAVRR, encoded by the exons ATGCCAAATGTTGCCCCTCCAAAGCTACCAGAGGGAGATGGTAAAGTCGATTTTGAC GACCTGCATAGGAAGCGTCAAGAGAAGGACATGGCTGAGCTGACCTCTCTGATTGAGTCTCACTTTGTCCAGAGGAAGAAAGATGAAGATGAGCTCATCAGTCTCGTCAACAGGATC gagaaGCGTCGTACCGAGAGGGCAGAGCAGCAGAGGATTCGTGctgagcaagagaaagagaggcaggccCGTCTAGCC gaagagaaagagaggagggagcaagATGAACAGCGTAGGAAGCACGATGATGACGCTAAGAAGAAGAAGGCTCTCACTACCATGACTCACACGTACGGTGGCATCCAACAGAAG CAAGAGGGCAAGAAGGGAGCCAAGAAGCAGactgagagagaaaagaagaagaagattCTGGCTGACAGAAGGAAGGCTCTGATCATCGACCATCTCAACGAGGACAAACTCAA GGAGAAGGCCAATGAGCTGTGGCAGTGGATGATGGAGCTGGAGGCGGAGAAGTTCGACCTCAGCGAGAGGCTGAAGAAGCAGAAATATGAC ATCAATCAGCTTCTGGCCCGTGTCCAGGACCACCAGAG TGCCAAAGGCAGAGGCAAGGCCAAGGCGGTCAGGAGATAA
- the LOC139378710 gene encoding troponin T, cardiac muscle-like isoform X1, with the protein MPNVAPPKLPEGDGKVDFDDLHRKRQEKDMAELTSLIESHFVQRKKDEDELISLVNRIEKRRTERAEQQRIRAEQEKERQARLAEEKERREQDEQRRKHDDDAKKKKALTTMTHTYGGIQQKQEGKKGAKKQTEREKKKKILADRRKALIIDHLNEDKLKEKANELWQWMMELEAEKFDLSERLKKQKYDMNVLQTRINEQQKFAKGRGKAKAVRR; encoded by the exons ATGCCAAATGTTGCCCCTCCAAAGCTACCAGAGGGAGATGGTAAAGTCGATTTTGAC GACCTGCATAGGAAGCGTCAAGAGAAGGACATGGCTGAGCTGACCTCTCTGATTGAGTCTCACTTTGTCCAGAGGAAGAAAGATGAAGATGAGCTCATCAGTCTCGTCAACAGGATC gagaaGCGTCGTACCGAGAGGGCAGAGCAGCAGAGGATTCGTGctgagcaagagaaagagaggcaggccCGTCTAGCC gaagagaaagagaggagggagcaagATGAACAGCGTAGGAAGCACGATGATGACGCTAAGAAGAAGAAGGCTCTCACTACCATGACTCACACGTACGGTGGCATCCAACAGAAG CAAGAGGGCAAGAAGGGAGCCAAGAAGCAGactgagagagaaaagaagaagaagattCTGGCTGACAGAAGGAAGGCTCTGATCATCGACCATCTCAACGAGGACAAACTCAA GGAGAAGGCCAATGAGCTGTGGCAGTGGATGATGGAGCTGGAGGCGGAGAAGTTCGACCTCAGCGAGAGGCTGAAGAAGCAGAAATATGAC ATGAATGTTCTCCAGACCCGAATCAATGAGCAGCAGAAGTT TGCCAAAGGCAGAGGCAAGGCCAAGGCGGTCAGGAGATAA
- the LOC139378711 gene encoding dynamin-1-like protein isoform X2: protein MEALIPVINKLQDVFNTVGADIIQLPQIAVVGTQSSGKSSVLESLVGKDMLPRGTGVVTRRPLILQLVHVDPGDGRKMKDENGVEGDEWGKFLHTKNKIYPDFSEIRQEIENETERISGINKGISDEPIHLKIFSPNVVNLTLVDLPGITKVPVGDQPQDIEVQIRELILKHISNPNSIILAVTAANTDMATSEALKVAREVDPDGRRTLAVVTKLDLMDAGTDAMDALLGRVIPVKLGLIGVVNRSQLDINNKKSVSDAIRDEHAFLQKKYPSLANRNGTKYLSRTLNRLLMHHIRDCLPELKTRINVLAAQYQSLLSSYGQPVEDQNATLLQLITKFAAEYCHTIEGTAKYIETAELCGGARICYIFHETFGRTLESVDPLGGLNTIDILTAIRNATGPRPSLFVPEVSFELLVKKQVKRLEEPSLRCVELVHEEMQRIIQHCSNYSTQELLRFPKLHDAIVEVVTSLLRKRLPITNEMVHNLVAIELAYINTKHPDFADACGVMNNNIEESRRNRMRELPAAVPRDKPPGAGPQGDQEGTGNWRGMLKKGDEGAPGSGPASPHKGLAVNLLDVPVPVARKLSSREQRDCEVIERLIKSYFLIVRKNIQDSVPKAVMHFLVNHVKDSLQSELVGQLYKSSLLNDLLTESEDMAQRRKEAADMLEALQKASQVIAEIRETHLW from the exons ATGGAGGCTCTAATCCCCGTTATAAACAAGCTTCAAGATGTCTTCAATACGGTGGGAGCAGACATAATACAGCTGCCGCAGATAGCAGTCGTTGGAACCCAG AGCAGTGGGAAGAGCTCTGTGTTGGAGAGCCTGGTTGGCAAGGACATGCTGCCCCGTGGGACAGGTGTAGTGACCCGCCGGCCACTCATCCTACAGCTAGTCCACGTGGATCCTGGAGATGGCAGGAAAATGAAAGACGAGAATG GCGTGGAAGGAGATGAATGGGGCAAGTTCTTACACACCAAAAACAAG ATCTACCCAGACTTCAGTGAAATCAGGCAGGAAATCGAAAATGAAACGGAAAGAATTTCCGGTATTAACAAG GGGATCAGCGATGAGCCTATTCACTTGAAGATTTTCTCTCCTAATGTGGTGAACCTCACTCTGGTGGATCTACCCGGCATCACCAAG GTCCCAGTGGGCGACCAGCCCCAAGACATAGAGGTGCAGATCAGAGAGCTGATCCTGAAGCACATCTCCAACCCCAACTCCATCATCCTGGCTGTGACCGCTGCCAACACAGACATGGCCACCTCAGAGGCCCTCAAAGTGGCCCGTGAGGTCGATCCCGACG GCAGGAGGACACTGGCGGTGGTGACCAAGCTGGACTTGATGGACGCTGGTACTGATGCTATGGACGCCCTGCTGGGCCGGGTCATCCCTGTCAAACTGGGCCTCATCGGAGTGGTCAACAG GAGTCAGTTGGACATCAACAATAAGAAGTCGGTGAGCGATGCCATCCGAGATGAACATGCTTTCCTGCAGAAGAAGTATCCCTCTCTCGCTAATCGAAATGGAACCAAGTATCTGTCCAGGACTCTGAACAG GTTACTGATGCACCACATCAGAGACTGTCTACCGGAGCTGAAAACGCGTATCAACGTGCTGGCGGCCCAGTACCAGTCTCTGTTGAGCAGCTACGGCCAGCCCGTTGAGGACCAGAATGCCACCCTTCTGCAGCTCATAACCAAATTCGCTGCAGAGTACTGCCACACTATCGAGGGCACTGCCAAGTACATTGAGACGGCCGAGCT ATGCGGGGGTGCCAGAATCTGTTACATATTTCACGAGACTTTTGGGCGAACATTAGAGTCAGTGGATCCCCTAGGAGGACTCAACACCATAGACATCCTGACCGCCATCAGGAACGCCACT GGCCCTCGCCCGTCTCTGTTTGTGCCCGAGGTGTCGTTTGAGCTGCTGGTAAAGAAGCAGGTGAAGAGACTGGAGGAGCCCAGCCTGCGCTGTGTAGAGCtggtccatgaggagatgcagaGGATCATCCAACACTGCAGCAACTACAGCACACAG GAGTTGTTGAGATTTCCAAAGCTCCATGATGCCATAGTAGAAGTGGTCACCTCTCTGCTCAGGAAAAGGCTGCCTATCACCAATGAGATG GTGCATAATCTGGTGGCCATAGAGCTGGCCTACATCAACACCAAACACCCTGACTTTGCTGATGCCTGTGGGGTCATGAACAACAACATAGAG GAGTCGAGgagaaacagaatgagagagCTCCCCGCTGCCGTCCCCAGGGATAAG CCTCCCGGAGCAGGGCCCCAGGGGGACCAGGAGGGGACAGGGAACTGGAGAGGCATGCTGAAGAAAGGGGACGAGGGGGCCCCCGGCTCTGGCCCCGCCAGCCCCCATAAGGGCCTTGCCGTCAACCTGCTGGATGTG CCCGTTCCCGTTGCCAGGAAGTTGTCTTCTCGGGAGCAGCGTGACTGTGAGGTCATCGAGAGACTCATCAAGTCTTACTTTCTCATCGTCCGGAAAAACATCCAAGACAG CGTGCCTAAGGCAGTGATGCACTTCCTGGTGAACCATGTGAAGGACAGTCTGCAGAGTGAGCTGGTGGGTCAGCTCTATAAGTCTAGTCTTCTCAACGACCTGCTCACTGAGTCTGAGGACATGGCCCAGAGACGCAAGGAGGCTGCAGACATGCTAGAG GCTCTGCAGAAGGCCAGTCAGGTCATTGCTGAGATCAGAGAGACTCATCTGTGGTAA
- the LOC139378711 gene encoding dynamin-1-like protein isoform X1, giving the protein MEALIPVINKLQDVFNTVGADIIQLPQIAVVGTQSSGKSSVLESLVGKDMLPRGTGVVTRRPLILQLVHVDPGDGRKMKDENGVEGDEWGKFLHTKNKIYPDFSEIRQEIENETERISGINKGISDEPIHLKIFSPNVVNLTLVDLPGITKVPVGDQPQDIEVQIRELILKHISNPNSIILAVTAANTDMATSEALKVAREVDPDGRRTLAVVTKLDLMDAGTDAMDALLGRVIPVKLGLIGVVNRSQLDINNKKSVSDAIRDEHAFLQKKYPSLANRNGTKYLSRTLNRLLMHHIRDCLPELKTRINVLAAQYQSLLSSYGQPVEDQNATLLQLITKFAAEYCHTIEGTAKYIETAELCGGARICYIFHETFGRTLESVDPLGGLNTIDILTAIRNATGPRPSLFVPEVSFELLVKKQVKRLEEPSLRCVELVHEEMQRIIQHCSNYSTQELLRFPKLHDAIVEVVTSLLRKRLPITNEMVHNLVAIELAYINTKHPDFADACGVMNNNIEESRRNRMRELPAAVPRDKSVVNGPVGQPPIPTQPPASVDAEGAKPPGAGPQGDQEGTGNWRGMLKKGDEGAPGSGPASPHKGLAVNLLDVPVPVARKLSSREQRDCEVIERLIKSYFLIVRKNIQDSVPKAVMHFLVNHVKDSLQSELVGQLYKSSLLNDLLTESEDMAQRRKEAADMLEALQKASQVIAEIRETHLW; this is encoded by the exons ATGGAGGCTCTAATCCCCGTTATAAACAAGCTTCAAGATGTCTTCAATACGGTGGGAGCAGACATAATACAGCTGCCGCAGATAGCAGTCGTTGGAACCCAG AGCAGTGGGAAGAGCTCTGTGTTGGAGAGCCTGGTTGGCAAGGACATGCTGCCCCGTGGGACAGGTGTAGTGACCCGCCGGCCACTCATCCTACAGCTAGTCCACGTGGATCCTGGAGATGGCAGGAAAATGAAAGACGAGAATG GCGTGGAAGGAGATGAATGGGGCAAGTTCTTACACACCAAAAACAAG ATCTACCCAGACTTCAGTGAAATCAGGCAGGAAATCGAAAATGAAACGGAAAGAATTTCCGGTATTAACAAG GGGATCAGCGATGAGCCTATTCACTTGAAGATTTTCTCTCCTAATGTGGTGAACCTCACTCTGGTGGATCTACCCGGCATCACCAAG GTCCCAGTGGGCGACCAGCCCCAAGACATAGAGGTGCAGATCAGAGAGCTGATCCTGAAGCACATCTCCAACCCCAACTCCATCATCCTGGCTGTGACCGCTGCCAACACAGACATGGCCACCTCAGAGGCCCTCAAAGTGGCCCGTGAGGTCGATCCCGACG GCAGGAGGACACTGGCGGTGGTGACCAAGCTGGACTTGATGGACGCTGGTACTGATGCTATGGACGCCCTGCTGGGCCGGGTCATCCCTGTCAAACTGGGCCTCATCGGAGTGGTCAACAG GAGTCAGTTGGACATCAACAATAAGAAGTCGGTGAGCGATGCCATCCGAGATGAACATGCTTTCCTGCAGAAGAAGTATCCCTCTCTCGCTAATCGAAATGGAACCAAGTATCTGTCCAGGACTCTGAACAG GTTACTGATGCACCACATCAGAGACTGTCTACCGGAGCTGAAAACGCGTATCAACGTGCTGGCGGCCCAGTACCAGTCTCTGTTGAGCAGCTACGGCCAGCCCGTTGAGGACCAGAATGCCACCCTTCTGCAGCTCATAACCAAATTCGCTGCAGAGTACTGCCACACTATCGAGGGCACTGCCAAGTACATTGAGACGGCCGAGCT ATGCGGGGGTGCCAGAATCTGTTACATATTTCACGAGACTTTTGGGCGAACATTAGAGTCAGTGGATCCCCTAGGAGGACTCAACACCATAGACATCCTGACCGCCATCAGGAACGCCACT GGCCCTCGCCCGTCTCTGTTTGTGCCCGAGGTGTCGTTTGAGCTGCTGGTAAAGAAGCAGGTGAAGAGACTGGAGGAGCCCAGCCTGCGCTGTGTAGAGCtggtccatgaggagatgcagaGGATCATCCAACACTGCAGCAACTACAGCACACAG GAGTTGTTGAGATTTCCAAAGCTCCATGATGCCATAGTAGAAGTGGTCACCTCTCTGCTCAGGAAAAGGCTGCCTATCACCAATGAGATG GTGCATAATCTGGTGGCCATAGAGCTGGCCTACATCAACACCAAACACCCTGACTTTGCTGATGCCTGTGGGGTCATGAACAACAACATAGAG GAGTCGAGgagaaacagaatgagagagCTCCCCGCTGCCGTCCCCAGGGATAAG tCAGTAGTTAATGGTCCAGTCGGCCAGCCTCCCATTCCTACCCAGCCCCCTGCCTCTGTGGACGCGGAGGGTGCCAAG CCTCCCGGAGCAGGGCCCCAGGGGGACCAGGAGGGGACAGGGAACTGGAGAGGCATGCTGAAGAAAGGGGACGAGGGGGCCCCCGGCTCTGGCCCCGCCAGCCCCCATAAGGGCCTTGCCGTCAACCTGCTGGATGTG CCCGTTCCCGTTGCCAGGAAGTTGTCTTCTCGGGAGCAGCGTGACTGTGAGGTCATCGAGAGACTCATCAAGTCTTACTTTCTCATCGTCCGGAAAAACATCCAAGACAG CGTGCCTAAGGCAGTGATGCACTTCCTGGTGAACCATGTGAAGGACAGTCTGCAGAGTGAGCTGGTGGGTCAGCTCTATAAGTCTAGTCTTCTCAACGACCTGCTCACTGAGTCTGAGGACATGGCCCAGAGACGCAAGGAGGCTGCAGACATGCTAGAG GCTCTGCAGAAGGCCAGTCAGGTCATTGCTGAGATCAGAGAGACTCATCTGTGGTAA
- the LOC139378712 gene encoding dnaJ homolog subfamily B member 9-like: MATAQSVLMLAVCILMITEFILAQRDYYDILGVPKDASERQIKKAFHKLAMKYHPDRNKSPDAEAKFREIAEAYETLSDDKRRLEYDQFGHGPSPGEPGTGGGRSGQHFHQNFNFNFDDLFRDSDLFGHNQHSHHKRAFNSHFQAHQQAHQKAQNRHKRHFQGSFGGELFDDVFEDMEKMFSFNGHTGGADSRFQGSAKQHCRTVTQRRGNMVTTYTDCS, encoded by the exons ATGGCCACAGCACAGTCCGTCTTAATGTTAGCAGTATGTATTCTCATGATAACTGAGTTCATACTGGCACAGAGGGACTACTATGACATCCTAGGTGTGCCAAAAGATGCCTCTGAGCGCCAGATCAAGAAGGCCTTCCATAAGCTAGCCATGAAGTACCATCCTGACCGAAACAAGAGTCCTGACGCAGAGGCAAAGTTCAGGGAAATAGCTGAGG CGTACGAGACGTTATCAGATGATAAGAGGAGACTGGAGTATGACCAGTTTGGACATGGCCCCTCCCCTGGTGAGCCAGGCACAGGCGGTGGGAGGAGTGGACAGCACTTCCACCAGAACTTTAACTTCAACTTTGATGACCTGTTCAGAGACTCTGACCTGTTCGGTCATAACCAGCACTCCCATCACAAGAGGGCCTTCAACAGCCACTTCCAGGCTCACCAACAGGCCCATCAGAAAGCCCAGAACAGGCACAAGAGACACTTCCAGGGCTCCTTTGGTGGAGAACTCTTTGATGATGTGTTTGAGGACATGGAGAAGATGTTCTCGTTTAATGGACACACAGGCGGGGCGGACAGCCGGTTCCAGGGCTCGGCAAAACAACACTGCAGGACAGTGACACAGCGCAGAGGGAACATGGTCACCACATACACAGACTGTTCTTGA